The genome window GTGTAAAGTTTAGGAGTGAGGGAAATGAgacattataatattattggttTAGTTTGGTTGGTAAGAGGGGGAGTTAAGGTTGTAATGAGGGTGATGAGGAACACAAAATAAATGTGGTTTTTGAAAGTGGGGAGGTAGTTGGTTTAAAGCATTCATTTTTCTCTGGCAATTGCATGTAAAATATAAATGCATAgagaatgagagagagagagaggagtaGAAAAAGGGTAatctattttcttctctttttttttaataaattaaaaaatatatatatatttttcttttgcagTTGTAGGCTGGGGTCATGAGAGTTGGAACGTATTCATGAGGTTTGTAATTGGCCCATCGGTAGTTAGGTCAGGACTCATGATTCTGTCTTTCTAGGAAAGGCCAGCTCGTACTGTTATTAGCACACCCCCACCCTACCCTCACCCCAACCATTCTTGACCCACTACTCGTTACACGACCGACTAATCTTGTCAAATTGTTTACTTAGTAATCATAAATTAAAAGCAAGTTTGATTTACATGAGTCAGTCCATGTTGATCTTCTTTGTTTAAACTGATCAATTATTGATAACCTATGTAAATTCATGTATTTATGATTGATTGTCGACTAAAATTAGAAGACAGGATTTACCTAGTATGCACCACACCATTTGTTAGTGGCAGCAAGTATATtaagaatataaaaaaatctCATTATTATGTATCATGCAATGGCTAAAAAGCTGGGTTAAGAggtcaactaaaaatttaagcaACAGTTTAAAGATCTTACCTCCATTAAGCCAAACGACGAGAGGTTTGGACAGGGGTTGAGACTGGGCTTCCGTGAGCCAGTAAAACAGCGCGCGGCCGGCGGTTTCGTGGACGGTGACGTACCCGGAGTACTGCCGGAACGCCACCTTGGGCTGTCCGGGGAGCGACACTATCCTGTCCGCTGCGGCGGCGGCCGCTTCTTCTTCGACGGTTGCGGCAGCTCTGCCGGTAATATGCAGGAGTAGCAGAAGAGTGAGGGAAAGATACATAAGAGACGCCATGATTTTCATGGCGAAGTGGGCAGCTGCGAGCTTTAAAGAAATGAAAGGCAGTAGTTAGGTTGGTGCAAGCTGGGTGGGGGATAGAGTGTTTAGTCTTTACTCCCTTGTTGTCTGTGAACACTGTGATATATAGCCGCTAGCTGCCTGGCTTATCATGGTCAGCTTGATTTTaataggagagagagagaaaactataaatataatcttTGATTTTTGGGTTTATGGAATATTTatttcatcaaaatttaatgtatttgtttttatttatttaatatccAAGCAAAGGGACACACTGAAAAAACAGCTAGACAACTGTTgtacttaaaaattataagtttgatttttatcaatatttttctGATAGAGTATGTCACACATGGTATTTCTAGTGTGATTATTACACAAGAACAGAGCTTATTCAGTGTATATTCTCAATTAGTGACTACTGATTTTGATAGTCAAAAAATCTATTGAAAGCTAAATAGAGATGATTAATAACTAAATGTAAACTCCATTCTGGGATGTTGAGAGAGAGGTACTAGAGGTGACCGGTTGATTTGAGCTATATGGAAGACCGCTCGGATCACTTGCCCTCGACTTGGACTCGAGGATGACAGGAGCTATAAATACCCCTTTTAATGGTGTAAAAAGGGATTCCCAGAATTCTAAGAGTTCTAGGCAATTAATGCCGACATTATTGCTTTGAGTTTCCTTTGTGTTCATGTTACTCGTTCTTTCGAATAAGTTCAATTATCGGAATTGTTGTATTGGAAAGCGTCAACTAGtctaaaatcataaaattaacGGGATTAATTCAAATGTAGTTTATAAATTGCGTTCACCAAGTTTgacttcttttatttatttatttattttccacaaaaaaaagtgatgcatggtttacaaagttttaaggttaatagtttaatttgtttacccACTACCCATATATGTTGTTGGGTTAAGAAAATTTGGTTTTATTGGCATGCAATATGTAATATAGATCAGGAAAGAGCACACGACCTGCTCActatctttttgttttatttgttgagCATTTCAAGGTTGATGTCCATTTGCATGTTTCTTCATGTTACTGAATTTAACACGTCCCACTAAACTAAccaaaatttacaatatttcatgatatattttatatatgtcatATTTTTGTTAGTTTATCATTATATATCTTAGATTCAATAAATTCGCTCTCATGTTTAAAAAGAAGTAAATTGATCAAGGGACAAGAAGGTATGTGCAATGAAACTGGGTATGTGCCTAGCTGTGCTTTAAACACAGTGTATAATTATAGATTTTATcatgttaaaaaattaattatactctAATATTATCTAttgttttattaaaaattcaaCCGAACCATACATAAAgcgttacattttttttttgggtagttTATTAAAAGATATAACAAATGATGTCGAAGTATAATTTCATTACTCACAAAACATATCACAATACctttattgtttcaaaaaaaaaaatatcagaaTACCTTTATGTACACAcaaccaaaaatatatataaagttataaaacttgtctttattacttttattataacTATTTTTCATAACTATTTTTAGGATGAGGTTAAAAAATCGCGGGAATCTTCCCATTATTTCCTCTGTCTGTTGAATGATGATTGGCAGATagacaatttatttataaaaatattatttggatTTTCTTATCCCTTGCGGATAAGACCGAAATAGGAGTCAGGGGAAATAGCCTTTTAATTTGTCTTCACTCCTCTCATCATTCCATTTTGTTTTCTACCATCCATATCCGcgtaataatatatgtatgtatgtcacattgcataaaaaaaaaaaaaacatgcccCCACATcttgtaataattaataataataataataataataataacttatcCCCTAAATTAAATACCATATCAATTGTAAGGGTGTGCTTAACTTTAACCTAAGCAAGCTTGAGTTACATTGAACTTGATTATTAGCTTAAATTGAGCTGGGCTCACATTATAGTTAGGGACGAAGTCAGTATGACAGCATCTACCCTGATTATAAGAGCTGTGAGTTAAATAATTAGGGAACAAATTTCAACTAAATTGATCAGACATTTATTTCAACAAAATTGATCAGacaattaatttagtaattgGCTAATTGCCCATGTTCACAAGCCCATCAataatcaaagcaataaaaGGATTACAACATATTTGCAGGCTTGGAGTGTTGATCAATTTGTTTACTGCAATTTGGTAGATCAGAGGAGCAGATGAGATAATAGTAGTATAGTATACTTTTGACGATATGATATCGGGGATCGCTTGGAACTCACGTCTTGTCTAAAAGATTGGATCTCTGACTAATCCTCAGCACGTACACTGTATACACACTATGCAATTGCATCATCCATCCACACGTAACCATTAATGTCAACTGTGTACTGGCCGGGAATGATAGTTTGCACTCTACTGTAATGAAGGGGAGACCCCTCGTGGGgggttattatatatattaatctctcTCAGCTGCCTCCATTGACTCAATGTTGCTTCGTAAATTGTTAAGCTTTGGCTTTGACTGTTGCATTACTTGCTTTAATTTCTGTACTACATTACGTCTTCAATTCGATCATGTCAATTCGCATTCGTTTCAGTCCTTTCTAAGTGTATCAATCTGGTTTCTAGTTTGCAACTTTGCATCCATGGTCTGTCGTATCACTCGTATGACTGTATCTATAGTTACAAGGGGTCAAGGGCCATGGCCCAATTTGGCATGAGGGTTGTAAATTAATGGCCCGTCCCGTCCCGCCCCCTACTTAGGTAGGGTGTGGGTTTCAAAAATAGCAGCTCACCAAAGACATGGTTGTTTTTGTCCGTCCCGCTTAAGTAGGGACTTTATCGGGTCACGGGCTCTGGTCCATCCAGCATCGACGACCCGTTTAAACATCTCTAAGTTCATATCGTTTGATTACTGAGCACCTCAAGCCAAGTTCAACATCACACAACCTCAACTAATTGTCATTTGCCTTGGCATTTGGCCACACACCTATGTCATTCTCGCTAGACAATTGTTACATAGCTCAGGCAATTGGCCACATGCCTCGATAAATCCCTCCTTATCTCTATGCCCATTCAGGCGTGTTACCTCTAGACTTCTAATTATTCCCCTACAAGTTATATCATCGACTAAGATTCACCTTACATTTTGGGTCTATCCTAAATGAGATTAAGattatgtacattatgttcaaaagaacattatataatttgttaaccgataattgattaataatcgCAATATATAATCATATCTAAGCCCAGTTGTAAAGCTTGTACTCCGTAGTAAATAAAGAAACTCTTGATTTGGGTCtgcattttttaaagaaaataaataaagtaaaagaaaGTCCATATACAGGCCCGCGAAATAATTGGACCAATGATAACAGCTGGCAATCGCCGTTTGCTTTAACGGCGTGGGAAGACGGCGGCGATCATCTAGACATTTTCTCATTATTTAATTCCACCAACGCCCCATTTAATCGACCGTTGAACCCCCAACGGTCATCTTTCAAAGATTCTCCCCTCTCCATTATTAGCCATTATTCACTCTACTCTGCTATATATAAATCTGCACTAATCTCTCTCTTCCACATTAATTCTCCCACTGTATTTCAACTGATTATAATGGAGATGACGCAAGAATCGCCGGTTCAGATAGAAAACGCCGCCCCTAAACAGCCGGCACTCCCGCCGGTTCAGAAAGAAAACGCCGCCCCGATGCAGCCGGCACTCCCGTCGGTTCAGAAAGAAAACGCCGCCCCGATGCAGCCGGAACTGCCGCCGGTTCAGAAAGAAAACGCCGGCCAGAAGGAGGAGACACTGCCGCCGGTTACCAAGCCGAGCTTATGCAGCAAAACCACCTTTCCCGATCGTCTCAAGGTTCCCAAGGCATTCAAATACCCTGAAAGGTAATAGTCAACTTTAACcgagttttttttcttttattttttaccagTAAAATTCGTAGTCACTATTAAAAGGTATGCTTCAGCTAGTATTATAACTTGTCAAAAGATTTAAGAAAATCGGTTGATGTTATTCATCGCTGACTCGTCGAgggtaaaaaaataattcattttaaaGATCGAACTTGTAATATTATGATTACAACCTGATCAACTTGATTACTAAAAATTTAGGAAAATTCACCTATGCTATTCATAGCTGACTCATTGAGGGTCAAAAATAAATCTTAttaggagttgaacttgtaacattaTAATTACTAACCTGATCAACCTGGTTGGGTTTTCAGCGAGTTTCTTTTTGTTGGTTGATCTTAGGTTGTACGATGATGTTTGATTGATCTGAGGTTGTTGTATGATAACAGGTACACAAGTCCAACTGATCAAATGATGTCCCCTGTTTCCAAGCGACTCTTCGGCAACGGAAGAATCAGAAAGCCAGCCACCGCCGACGCCACTGCCGCCACCGCGCCGTTACCTCCTTCCGGCAATCCTCCGAAGCCCGTCAAGATTCAACCCCAAGCTTCTCGAAACTTGATATCGATAGACACTTAGCTTTAACACACAGTGTATCACTGTGCTGATGAACAaaatatttctttgttttctatttttgttttctaaaaatatatgtatgtcgGAATCAACGGTTGTTATAACGACAACATTCTTGCTTTTCCGAGAATAACTACCACGTTTCCGAATCATCAAAACGTCGTCGTGGAAGTACAAAAAGCCGTTGGTTGCGCGGCAAACAAATGAGCTATGGGCCTAAATGGCCGCTAAGCCGTTCTTCAAATataccaaacaaacaaaacccTAAATCATCcattttttttcagttttactTTCTATGATGAATGACCTAGCTaaaaactaaaagcctaaaaTCCCCTAATtcataataacattaataataataataataataagaacagtAATTTCTTCTGCAAATCTTGAATTCTTCGCGTTCTAGTGTACCCACCCCAATTTCTGATTGAAGATTCAAGGGTTTGGCTTTGAATGTTAGGTATGttaaattttcttgaaatttcttgGCGTAAACAATTTATATTGATTGTGTTACCCTGGTGTTTTGGTTCCAGAAATGAATACCAATTAAGATGTTGAACGAATGGATTGGTGTTCCATGCATGACGATGTTGGTTATTTTGTTATAAACATAAACGTAAAGGCATGAACATATTTCGTTTTCGTTTTCTTTATGTTTGTAATTTATGCATATCTGCAAAATTTGATGGGAAGAAAAGGATGTCAAATTGTTGGTATGTTAGTGTTGGTGTTCTGCCTTTATTTCATTCTGTAAAAAGGTTAATTAATCATTTAAGAATGACAAAAGAGCTAAGGTTAATCATTTAAGAGATTAGGACCTGCTAACATATGTTGTAGAAGGAAGATTAATCGtttaaaaatgacaaaagaACTATGGTTCTGCTTAATGTAGTAATGGTTAGGGAGGAAAGTTGTAAGCATAATAAAGAAAGTGGTATGCTTTCCTAGGATTCATAGATGGCATTGAACCATAGAGTGGGACTAACTCAATAGAGTTTTGATCAGGTTTGATTATTTTTTGTGCTGCATTGGTATTTACACTCTTGGGGTGGAACTAATTCAATTGAGTCTCGATTGGGTTTAGGTATATTTCATTTTGTATTGGTATTTGCACTTTTGGAGTGGGACTAGTCCGATTGAGTCTTGATAGGATTTGCTTATTTTCGTATTGTACTAGTGTGAGACTAATCCAATTGAGTATCCGTTggacttaattattttttgtgctGGACTGATATCACGGAGTGGGATTAATTTAATTGggtttattttttgtgttgcATTTGTATTTGCAGTCGCGGAATGGACAAATCTAATTGAATTTTGAGAAGAGTGGGAGATAAATGGGGGAAGAGCAACATCCAAAGAATGAGCATAGAGATGAGGAGAAACAACCTGAATCTGGGGACAacgacaacaacaataatgatgGTATGCTGGATCGTACGGTGTCGATTTTCTCTATAGCGACGTCACCGACACCGTCACCAAAGTCGCCGTTCGGCCACACACCGCGGTGGAGCATGATGAGCGGATCTCCCGGGTCGGCCCGATTAGCCGGTCAGCTTTCGTTCCCCGACCACCCCTTGCCCTCGCCGGACGCCTCGCCGCTGCAATCGCCGTCGCGCCGAAGCGGAGACCTCCCGCCGGGCTACGATCCGAAGCGAATTCCCTCCTCGATCTTCTCCAGAAAATCCGGGGCGGGCGAGAATTGGAGCGGCGCCTCTAATGAATCGTTGTTTAGTATCCATGTCGACAATGGGAGCTTTACGAATGTGGGGGAGCTTAGTGAGAGAAAGAGCCTCTCCGCCGCCCTTTCTCCTCTTGCGGCAGCAGCGGATTGCGATGCGAAGGATGTGAAAATGTCGGATGTGTCTCAGGTGAAAGGGCTGGTTGAAACTCCAAAGCCACCAAGTTCGGGAAACGCCACTCCCAGTTCTCAGGCCCTTTCTCCGTCTCCCACAAACTCCAACGCTCCTCAGATTGCTACTTTCCAGTCCCCCCGCATGTCTACTGGCAGTGTAAACAGTTGCCAGTCCTTTGCTTTCCCTGTGTAAGTTCTCTTCTACTTGTTTGAACCAGTGTTACAAAAATCTCGCCTAAACATCAACTAACCATCTAATGTACGGAGTATCACTTTAATCAATGATCTAGGTTGTTTGCCAGCTAGGCAGCCGAGCAAGCCATCTAAGCCACGCCTAGGTGATGATCAATCACCCAGGCCTTTTAGGCACATAATAGGCCGTCTAATCGACAGATTAATAAttgttctcatttttttttaaatgagttatttcactccaaatgacatcgttttgaataaaataattctaaaattgttcaaactctagattttTTAGATTAGTATATCATATATTagtattaaaagtattaaatagtttataattatataatcttaaaaaaataaaaaatacccGGACACCTAATGATTTTTTCTACCATGATTTCAGCTAAAAGTTCGGAAGTCATATGTCTCCTATAGTTAAAATATTGAATGCATGATTTCTAAGATTTTAAGTTTTCAAGAAATAGAGATAACTGCAACCGAAGTGATCAGACTATTAAGTGACTTTaaccttattgatttaaactgATCTGATaatttaagttgatttatgaTCTTCTGTCCGTTAAACTCAAAATGTCAAAATAACATCATCTGGTAGTGGTTTAGTATTTCACTTGTCACTGGAAAAAAAGGTTTCAAAGAATTTGACGGATAAAACTTGTTATTGATTGCAGATTGGTGAAGGATGTTAGTAGGAATCCAGGGGCTCAACCCCAACCGGAACCACAATCTCAACCTGAAACACAGCCGCCGCAGCCGGAGAGGGAGGCTACACCGCCGGAAACTCCAAAAGAAACGTCTAAAGCAGCAGAGCCGAGTTGCTTTACATACTTCTGTTGTTGTTGGCCACGCTGCTGTTGATGTATataggcttttttttttctttattatttgtgaAATATTGTTTATAAGTTGTGCAgtatgttctcttgattgttaaTGGTGGCTAGAAAAGTTTAGGGCTTTGTAAACTATTGCAATGTTTTCTTTAGGAAATGTAATATCTACGGTAAATAGCAAAATATTTCTATGAGCACATCTATCATTACTCATTGGCAAAACTTCCAAATTCTAGGCAATTACACTCCCCAATCGAAAATTATACTCTGAACCGTGGTACACAATAAATACATTGTGGATCATAATCATGACTAATACTGCCGTTGTgtttgaaagaaaactgcagttacgcggaGGAGAGATCGtttcatctgttcaacacacTGCAGTttcagtttaacacaactgtagttccaaACAAATGAAACAGCTTCTGTTCTGATCAGCTACGGAAAATTTTCGTCTCTAGGTGAAAATTCATCGCTAAAGTGATTATTTTGAAGCTCAAATAATTGTAAGAGTTCGGCTAAAGATTCCGTGAATCGAAGTGGGACCTGTTGTGATTTATAAAATCTGTTCTATTGTCTGTTTGCGTTGCATTTTCAGGTGAAAGGAATCCAGATTTCAATGGTCTCTAATTTGGATTGGGTTCTCAAATACTCTTTTTGGGCCTTCACCAATTATTTTTACCATACCTAAACTCATAACTTAGTTTGGGCTAATCATCTAGGCCCAAATATTTGCCCAACACCAaatagtattaatattattattaaattgataGAGTAAATACGCAGTTATCCGGAATACATGCCAGATCATATTTAGGTCCTTGTATAATCCGTTTGTTAGTCTAAGTAATAAGCTCGATAGTCGACATGAGGTTAGAGAATCTCAATGAGTGGAAGGTGAAAATGTCAAAGATTCCCCCTCCTAGCTATAAATGCGATTTTTATAGGGAAGGAAAATGGAACACATGTGAGGCTCTCGATGTGACATACACATGTCGCGCATGTAGCTGCCAAACTCGTGAACAATGTCTCGATAGTCACGTATGCCTAGATTCCTAATCGCCCACTAATATGGGATTGGATTAAGGCCCAAATATAGATCTAACTGCTCAAGTAGCCTTGCTCGATCATCCTTACTTGAATTGGTCGAGGTTTGGTCCCTAAGTAGCGAAGTGCTATTGCAGTCTCCAGTTAGTTCGATTATCGCATTTAAATCGGAAAAATCAAGATTGTGATCGGTCATGATCGAGAATTATTTCTCTTGATGACCTAACTGAATACTGAGCAAGTGTGTGGTACATAGAAGGAGATATACTCATacaatattctttaaaaaataattgggCAATAGAgagacaaaaaatttaattgaaaaatgattATAATCAAACTCATACTATTCAAATATGAAAATCATGTTCTGCTTATTCGTCCACTGATTTTCAAGACGAATTTTTCAAGGTATATGAACTCGTCACAGTCCAACACATACGTGATCTGTCACTCTGTTAGCCAGCACATCCGGGTCGGGTCGCGAAAGCCGGTGTTGGCGGAGATAGACGTTGACGAGTGATGCATTTATTGACCGGCATGGTCCCCACTTGCTCAGCAAAGTATGCAATGCGGACCCCGCCATCACTTTCTGTTATTTAgacaattcaaaattaaaataaaatacattatcgcagtacacaaataaataaataaatagattccCTCAAATTCTTAAAAAATCGTATTTTACTGGAGATCGAATGATGAATGAATTTGGCTTGGGTTGATAACATCGATTGAACACGTCATTATTACGCAAAAAATTTTAGataacaaattttatttgtattttttgaagaaataatatttatttatttattttggtattgcttttaatttcattgaattttcaaaaacgACAACTGATAAGATTAGAATTCTAATATTAGAAATGAATGGCTCTTTCAAAAGAAATGAATGGCTCAAAATCCTCAAATGCTTGCTCAAT of Ipomoea triloba cultivar NCNSP0323 chromosome 3, ASM357664v1 contains these proteins:
- the LOC116012518 gene encoding uncharacterized protein LOC116012518, which codes for MEMTQESPVQIENAAPKQPALPPVQKENAAPMQPALPSVQKENAAPMQPELPPVQKENAGQKEETLPPVTKPSLCSKTTFPDRLKVPKAFKYPERYTSPTDQMMSPVSKRLFGNGRIRKPATADATAATAPLPPSGNPPKPVKIQPQASRNLISIDT
- the LOC116012517 gene encoding uncharacterized protein LOC116012517, whose amino-acid sequence is MGEEQHPKNEHRDEEKQPESGDNDNNNNDGMLDRTVSIFSIATSPTPSPKSPFGHTPRWSMMSGSPGSARLAGQLSFPDHPLPSPDASPLQSPSRRSGDLPPGYDPKRIPSSIFSRKSGAGENWSGASNESLFSIHVDNGSFTNVGELSERKSLSAALSPLAAAADCDAKDVKMSDVSQVKGLVETPKPPSSGNATPSSQALSPSPTNSNAPQIATFQSPRMSTGSVNSCQSFAFPVLVKDVSRNPGAQPQPEPQSQPETQPPQPEREATPPETPKETSKAAEPSCFTYFCCCWPRCC